The genomic segment CCCGCGAGCTGGCGCTCGACGAGTTCTTCGCCGAAGTCCTCCCCGACCAGAAGGCGGCGAAGATCAAGGAGGTGCAGGAGCGGGGCCTCACGGTGGCCATGATCGGGGACGGCGTCAACGACGCCCCGGCCCTTACCCAGGCCGACGTGGGCATCGCCGTCGGCGCCGGCACCGACGTGGCCATCGAGTCCGCGGACATCGTGCTGGTCCGCTCCGACCCGCGCGATGTGACGGCGATCGTGGACCTGGCCCGTGCCACCTACCGCAAGATGGTGCAGAACCTCTGGTGGGCCACGGGCTACAACGCCGTGGCCATCCCCGTCGCGGCCGGCGTGCTCTCCCCGGCCGGCATCCTGCTCACGCCAGCGGCGGGGGCCGTCCTCATGTCGGTGTCGACGGTGATCGTCGCGATCAACGCGCGCTTGCTGCGCCTGCAGAGATGATTCCCTCGTGGGCCCATGAGTACGATCGCCTCCTGGGCATCACTCCGTCCCGGGCCATGGGGAGGCGGAGCGCCGGCCGAACGCCCCCTCACCTGCGGGCTCCAGACGCCCGAAATTCGCGTACCGAGGCCACCACCCGCGTTGCGTGCGCCGGGCCAGCTCGGCCATCGCACCGAGCCAGGCGCCGGGCACGCGCGGGACGATCCACTGCGACCACCGGAGCCACGTGTAGATCGCGCGGTGCCTCAGAACGAAGCGTCGGTACGCGGCCAGGCCTTGCTCCAGCGTCGTCCGCCCCTCGAGGATGTCCTGGACGACGCGGCCGCACCGGTCGCCGAAGTACAGCGCCGGACGGATGCCCTCGGCAGTCAGGGGCAGGCAGTGTCCGGCCGCGTCACCGGCGGCGAACACCGTGCCCACCGTGGGCGCCCCGAGCCCCGAGGGGAAGTACGTGCCGTGATAGCGGCCTGGAGCGAGACCAAGATCCCCCATGAACCGCTCGAGCGGCTGCCTGAGCCTGGACGTGCCCGCATAGCTGCCTACGCCGACCCGGCTCGCCTCGCCTACGGGAAAGATCCAGCTCACGATGTGTCGGGCCTCGTCGGGTGCCGCCCAGAAGTAGAGCGCCTCGCCCTGGTAATCTGTCCGGGTCTCGAGGCCAAAGCTCATCGGTGCGTGCGCGCCGGCATGGCCGCCGCCCGTCAGCACCCCACGCCATCCCGAGCAGTCCACAACGCAGCGGGCCTCGAACCGTCCGGCCTCGGTCTCGACGGCCCCGTCACGAAGCCCTGTGACGGCGGTGCGGAGGAAGACCGCGCCGGTCTGGTCCAGCAGCCCCCGGCAGAAGCGCCGGTAGTCGAAGGTGCAGTACGGCATGTCGCCGAGGTCGTAGATCGTGGTCCGCGTCGGCGCGTGGACGACCGCCTTGCGGTGCACCTGGAGCACGCTCGCCTCGACGCCCAGCGCCTGGGGCACCCACAGAGGTGTGCCGCAGGCGGAGGTCTGGACTTCGCCGACCTCGCGGCGGTCCAGGAGCAGCACGCGGCCCCGGAGCCTACGGGCGACCGCGAGGCCGGCAAAGCTGGCCCCCACGATGATCGCGTCGTAGTCACGCGTCACCGGGGCTGCCCCAAGGGAGCTGCGTCACTTCCCCGCGTACTGCGCCGGCGCCTTCTCGAAGGTCGCCTTGCAGCCGGCAGAGCAGAAGTAATAGGTTTTACCGGCGTGCACCGCGGTCCCGGCCGCCTTCTTCTCGTCCACGTTCATCCCACAGACCGGATCCTTCGTCATCGACCCTCTCCTTTCGTCGTCATGGCTGCCCTTTCCCTGTTCGCGACATCATGGGCCGCTCGTTCGTGGTGGCGCTGTTCACCGAGCGTGCACGCAGTCGCGGGATCCAGGCCGGCGTTCCCGCGGCCTACATCTCGGCGAAGAGCGCCACCACGAACGCCGCGAAGCCGCCAAACGACCGCCACTCACGGGCCGTGCGCGGTCGAGTGAAGCTGAAGGCGAAGACCAGGAACACGAGCGAGTTGATCGCGACGAGGGGCCAGAGCCCGTAGGCCGGCGCCTCGCTCATGTGTCGCGCCCGCCCGGGGCCGGCCGCCCCGCGTCGCTACGCCGCTCCAGGTCTCCAGCATGATGCCCGCTGCCGCCGCGACCACCGTGGCCGCCGTGTCGGCCATGCATGAAGAAGTGCAGGAGCGGGCAGGCGAGCAGCAGAAGATACGGAACGACGCCGAACACGTGCGCCCGGTGCTCCGTCAGCATGAAGAAGGCCGCGATCGCGAGGAACGCGAGCAGCACCCACCAGGTCATCGCGTCACCTCCGCCGGAAGATCACGGGCCCGGCAGCCATTCGTGACCGGTCGGAGCCCGCCAGGCGGCTACTTTGTCTTCGGCGCCGCCGAGGGCGTGCCCATCATCTCCGACATGTGCTTCTGCATCTCGGCCATGTGGCGCATCATCTCGGACATCTGTTCATGCAGGTCGCCGCGTGCTCCCATGCCGCCCTGACCGCCGGCGGCGCCGGGCCCCATGGGCCCGCGCGAACCCATGCCACCCATCATTGCGTGCATCATGCCCATCATCCCGCCCATCTCTTGCATGAGCTCGCCCATACGCTTCTGCTGCTCGGGCGACATCCCGCCGCTCTCCATCATCTCGGCCATCTGCTGCATCATCCCTTGCATCTGCTGCAGCGTGCCCTGCATCTGCATCATGGGTCCCATGCCCGGTCCACCACGATCCATGCCGGCCCCCGGACGCCCGGGGCCCATCTGCGCATGCGCAGCCGCCGGCGCCAGCCCCACCACCACGGCCGCCAGCACACCGATCATCCATCGCGTCTTCATCGCCGTTTCCCTCTCTTCATGTGAGATCCCGCTTCCGGGCTTCGAACTCCTCCTTGCCGATCTCCCCTCTCGCATAGCGCTCGCGCAGGATCTGGAGCGCGCGGTCGGCGCGCGGCTCGCCCCGAGACTCATCGCCCTGTCGCACGAGCCACCGGATGCCGAGCACGAGGCCTGCGATCACGAGTGCCCAGAAGAAGAACATCATCACCATCATCCCCAAGCCCCAGGCACCCCATCCCCACATCATCGGATGCGCGCCCCAATCCCAGGGACGGTCCTGGGCCACCACGATCAGCCGCAAAAGTCCCAGGTCGGACAGGCCGAGCGTCGTGCCTGCTGTGGCAAGCATCAGAGTCCCTCCCCATGGTCCGGGCCACTACGCCCAGCCGCAGACCGCGGACGCACCCTGGCTTCGGACGCGCAGCGGCTGCGAGCCCTCGAACGAGCATCAAGCCTGCCATACCAGCGACCCCGGGAAAGCTTTCGAAATCGCGAACTTCCCGCCTGCGGCCACAGCCCGCCCTTGCCGGGTGGGGAGGACGTGCCTCCCCAGCGGAGCACGGTCGCCCCGTCGCACCGTGCCTCATCGCTCCAGTACGACCTTCACGAGCTCGGCCACCTCCCGGTCCCCCTCGTGCTTCGTCTCGACACTGACGATCCAGCCGGGCTTGAGCGCGGTCAGCGGAAGCAGTTGCTCCACGAAGCCGGTCTTCCCGGGGTCGGTGGCCCTGACGAACCTCACGACCCTCGCTCCCGGCTTGAGGTGCACCACCACCTGGCGGGTCTTCCCCTGGGCCGTCGCTTCCAGGGTCACCGTCCGCGCACCGGCATCCACAGCCTTCACGGAACCCGCGATCGGCGCCTCGTCGGCGACTGCCACCGTGGCGAAGAAAAGGAAACCCGCCGCTACTTGAATCGCTCTCATCGTGTATCCTCCGTGCACGCGGCTGACGGTCACCTCGCTGCCGTGGCGCGCTCACGGTCCCGAGCGAGGGACAGCACGTAATACGCGAGGTCCCAGACCTGCTCGGGCTCCAGCGCATCCGCATAGGACGGCATCGGCGTGCCGGCCAGGCCTGTCATCAGGGTGCGGTAGATGTCCTCGGGGCGGCGACCATTCTTGAAGCGCTCGGCACGGGTCAGATCCGCCGCCGCGATGGGCAGACCGCGGTTGTCCTTCAGGGTCGGGGCCGAGGGACCATCACCCCGTCCGCCCGCGCCGTGGCAGGCAAGACACTCGGCATCGGCGTAGAGCTGCTTGCCGCGAGCCACGCGCTCGGGCGTGACGGGCGGCGCGGCCGGTATCACGACCGTCCGGATCTCGTCCCGCTCCCAGAATCGTCGGTTGAGGCTCTTGACGTATTCGATCACCTCGAGCCGTTGCTCCTCGGGCATGTGACGGAAGCTAGGCATGATGCGGTGGCCACGGAGCCCGATCGTCATCGCCCCCCGAGGGCCCCGGACACCCTCGGTCACCGTCCGGAACAGATCGGCCGTGATCGGCAACTGGCCTGTAGGGGTCGAGCGGAACTTGAACTCGCCGCTGGTGAAGTCACGAGGCTGGGGCGCCCGCCGGGGCGACAGGGTCGCCCCCACCGTGCCATCGCCACGCCCCTGGTCGCCATGGCACGGCAGGCACGCCATCACGTAGATGTCGCGGCCGACGAGCACGCTCTCGGGGTGCTCCCACGGCGTATGGGGGCCGTCGTGCCCGGAAAAGGTGTGCTGGTAGGCCATGACGGCCCAGCGCTCCTCCACCGACAGCTCGCCCTTCCAGGGCGGCATGGCCGAGCCCTTACTCTTGAACGGCTCGGCTTGCCCACCCTCGGTCACGCGCCAGAACCAGTAGTTGTCGCGCATCTCGGCCACGCCGGCCTTGTCGGTGAAGTCGGAGGGCTTGAGCGGGAGGGCCAGGCCGGCCGGCCCCTTGCCGTCCCCGCCGTCGCCGTGGCAAACCGCGCACTTCGCGGTGTAGATCTGCTTGCCGCGGGCGATCATCGCCGGATCGGTCCACACGCTCGTGGGCACATGGGCGTCCGCATAGCCCAGCGGGGCCGGCACATGGGCGTGACCGCCCGCATCAGCGTGATCGTCGCCGTTGGCGCGGATCGCCGGCGGGTTCGATCCCCAGAGGCCCAGCATCGCAAGCGCGCACGCGGCCCCCAGCGTGATCCACCTCTTCCGCCTCACAGGCCCCTCCATCAGAAATCCCAGTCGATGCCGACGAACAGCTGGTTCCGCCAGCTCCGCAGCGCGTTGTGCTCGACGGTGCTCCGGAGGTTCACGCTGTCCCGGACGAAGAAGGCGATGTTCTGCCAGGGGTAGAACTTCGCCTGGACCGAAAGCACGCTGCCGTCGCGCTTGTCGTCCCGGAGACCCCCCGCCCAGAGCTGGTCGAACCGGCCGGAGAGCATCACCTTCTCGTGCACGAGGTAGTCGGCCTGGACCGTGAAGCCAGCCGCCGAGCGGTCGAACTCGCGCCGGAGCTCCCCCGGCAACCCGTAGAGCAGATCGAAGATGAGCGCCCCGTACACGTCGAGGGCCTTCCAGCGGACGTTGGCGGCCAGGCCATAGCGCAACCGGTCGAGTCGCCGGTCGCCGGGCTGCTCGTGATCGCCGGGGTCGGGGGCGCGCACGACGCCGACCCCCCCGTTGAGCAGCGCCGACACGTTGAAGGTCAGCTCCCGGCGATCGAGGAGATCGTACCGGAGCATCGCATAGGCGTTGAAGCCTTCGTTCTCCCGCAGGAACCCCGCCTGGGCCAGGACCACGTCGTTGATCATGGCGTGGAAGTCCGCCCCCGGCTCACCGGTCGTGTTGTACATGACCTGGTCGGTGACGAGCTGTGGCTCGCCGTCGTCGCGCTCCTTGAACAGCCCGAAGAACTTGGAGGCGAACGCGTACGGCACGACCGGTAATCGATGGACCTCCCCCCGGCCATCCTCTTCCTCGATCTCCGTTTCCGTCGCCTCGACGAGCTGGCGGTTCGTCGGATACGAGAAGTTGGTGTTGGGGTCGATCTTACCCGCCATCAGCATTGGCCCGTGCATGGTGAAGCCGCCGTGCCGGCCCACCATCGTCTGGCCACCCATCTGCATAGTCGGGGCGCCGAGGACGCCCAGCAGGGCGCCCATGTTCCACATGAAGAAGGCCTCCTTGCCGAGGCCGAAGACGTCCTTGCGCTCCACGAAGCCGCGGCTCGGCGAGAATCCGACGGACTTCGGCTCGTACTCGAACTCCAGGTAGACGCTGAGATCGGGCGTGAGGGAGCGCGTCACGAACAGGGCGAACTCGTGCGGCGGCTCGAACGTCGTTTCGGTCTCGTCCGGCGACTCCGAGTACTCGAACAGCCCACCGACGATTCTGAGGGCCAGGCTATCGATGGCGGTCTTGAGCGGGCCGTCCTCCTTGAGACTCCCCACCAGCCCCTCGGGCCGGGCGGCGCTGGGAATTTGAAAGCCCATCAGGTGGAACTGCTCGCCGAACCGGTTCAGGCGCGGCGGGCGAGTATGACAGACGTTACACTGCAGGTCGTACTGCCGGGCGAACGCCGGCACCGCCTCTGCCGTTTCCACAAGAACGCAGCCGACCAGCATCGCGCCAAGCGCGACGTCGAGCAGTCGCCTCGCCATAGCCTCCCCTTCGCTGGAGACACCACGATCTGCAGCTGAAACGTCGGCCGAGAGGAAGAGGAGTCTAGATCAGGAGCGAGGCGTGCAATAGAAAGAGCGGCGGCGCCGTGAACATCGGAGCGATGACGGCGGCGTCCGCAGCCCCGCGACGATCGACCGCCGCCGAGGCGAGCTCCGAGCGCAGCGCCGGCGCGACCACGGACACCTGCGACGCCCGCAAGCCACTACAGGACGCAGCATGGGCGGCCTCGTCGGTGCCGGGATGATCGTGCTGGGAGGACGCCGCCTCCGTCGGGAGATCCGCCTCGTGAACGTAGGACTGGAAGTCGGCGGCGTGAGCATGCGGCAGAACGCAGACGTGACCGGCGACGGCCATCACCGCTACCAGAAGCATCACGAGGGTCGGCCACGAGCGCCGGCTCATGGCTCCCGAGGCTACCGTCACGAGGGAGAGGATGTCAAACTTCACGACGGCCTCCGCAGGTAGACCTTGCCGATCGCTCCGCCATGCTTGCCGCCTCCCAGCTCGCTGGCGGCCACGCCGATCCGCGTAGCCCCCCCGCGTAGCAGCCGGACTGCTGAGCCATCCCCAGCGCGAGGCAGTGACGCTGACGCGCATTGCGACTTGCTCGGCGGCCGGTCTTGCGCTATTTCTTTCCCGGCATGACCCGCCTTCAATGTGCCCGCCGCCGCCGGTCGGTGGCGGGGTTCTTGCTGAGCGCCTGCGCCCTGCTGACGCTCCTCGTCAGTGGCGCGAGCACGACACACGACCACACGCACGGTGTGGGGCTCTACAACTCGGGGTGCTCGCTGCTGGCGTTGGCCGCGCTCGGGAGCAACCCGGCGCTCGATGCAGAGCGGCAGGCCCTGCCCGCAGAGCTCGTCACCTGGACCGGACCACCGCCGGCCGCAGTTGTCATCCCGGAATCGTTCCGTCAGTACCCCGCATCTCGCGCACCTCCGTCCGTCCTCGGCTAGCGCTCCCGTCCTGATCCCCTAGCGCGTCCAGGCGACGCGCGACTGGCATCAACCCCTTCGGGCACGGAGGCCCGCTATGCGCGGACGGCTTACGATCTGCTGTGCGTTCGGACTTGGGTTGGCATGCTCCAGCTCGCCAGGGCAAGCGTTCGAGCCTCTTGAACTTGGACTCCGGCCGGGCACGGCGGCTCGGTCCGCCCAGGCCGCTCCGGCGGCGCCCCCGCCATCAGCGCCAGGGGCCCCCGCGGCACCCACGCTCGAAGAGCTGGCCAGGCCCCGCGCCCCATTCACGCTGTATGAGCGGCGCGGGACCGGGCAGCTCCTCTTCGACCTGGGTGTGGTGGGCGACTTCATCGCCAATATCACTCAGGACAATATCGACAAGGCAGACGCCGGCACCTTTGCCGGCCGCGAGAACCGGTTCTTTCCGCGCGAGGTCGAGCTCTTGCTCTACGGCCAGATCGATCCCTATGCTCGCGGCGAAGTCAGACTCGAGGCGGCCGAGGAGCTCGAAGACGGGGAGCGCGACCTGCACCTGGGCCTCGCCGAGGCGAACCTCACGCTCCTCACCCTGCCCTTCGGCACCCAGCTCAAGATGGGGAAGATGCGTAATCGCTTCGGTCTCCTCAACCAGCTCCATCGCGAGGGGCTGCCTCAGCCGGACCAGCCCAGCGTGCTCACCCGGTTCCTGGGTGAGGAAGGACTCGTGGAGAGTGGGGCGGAAGTGACGTGGGTCGCGCCGCTCCCCTTGTACCTCGAGGCTCTTGTCGGGCTGTTCAACGGCGACAACGAGGACGCCTTCGGCCGGAGCAGTCTCAAGGTCCCGCTCGCGACCGGGCGACTGCGGACCTTCGTCGATCTGGAGACGCTGGGGGCGGTCCAGTTCGGGGCCTCCGTGGCCAACGGCCAGACCGAGGAGCGGCGCTCGCAGACCTTGGTCGGCTACGACGTGAAGTACAAGCTCACGCCGGAAGGCTGGCGCCATCCGCTGCTGACGCTCGCCAGCGAGGGCATCTGGTCCCGCCGGGAAGCCGCGATCGAGGAGGAGATCGACACCGACGCCGACGGTATCCCCGACACGACCGTGACGGTCGACACGAAGACTCGGCGGCGCTTCGGATGGTATGCCTACGCCGAGGTCCAACCGACGCGGCGGTGGGCCGGCGGGGTTCGGTACGACAATACCCAGCTTCTCGAAGGTCCGGGCCGCGAGTGGGCGATCGAGCCCTACGTCACGTTCTGGGCGTCGGATTTTTTACGCTTCCGGCTTGCCTACAAGAAGACCAAGCGTGACGATCGGGAGTCGTTCAATGCCAACGGCGCATCAGGGCGCAGTGCCGACGAAATCTTCTTCCAGGCCACGTTCTTCCTGGGGGCTCATCAACCCCATCCCTTCTAGGAGGAGACGCTGATGCATCGATTGTTTCGCCTGTTCATCGCCGGCCTCGTCGCGGTCGTCACCACGGTGCCGGTCCACGCCCAGCCGAAGATCCGGGTCGTCGCCTCGACGCCGGATCTCAAGTCGCTGACCGAAGCGGTTGGAGGCGACCGCGTGGACGTTGAAAGCCTTGCCCGGGGTTGGCAGAACTTCCACGATGTGGAGGTCCGGCCGAGCCTGATGGTGAAGCTCCGGCGCGCCGACCTGCTCGTCACGAACGGCCTCGACCTGGACTTCTGGGTGGACTCTCTCGTTCAGGGCGCGCACAATCCCAAGCTGCTGGTCGGCGGTCCAGGGCGGATCGATGCGTCGCGCGGCGTGCCAGTCCAGGAAATCCCCGCCGGTCGCGTCGACCGCTCGATGGGCGATGTCCACCCTCTGGGTAACCCGCACTACACCCTTGATCCAGCAACCGCGCCGATCGCGACGGCCAATATCCTGGATGGGCTCGCGCGCCTGACCCCCGAGCATCGCGAGCTCTTCGACCGCCGGCGGGACGAGTTTCTCGGGCGGCTTCGCGCCGCCCAGACGCGGTGGCGGGAGACCCTCGAGCGCTTCAAGGGCGCCAAGGTCGTCGTCTATCACAATACGTGGATCTATTTCCTCTCCCGCTTCGGCCTCACCCAGGCCGGGACGATCGAGGACCGCCCTGGGATTCCGCCCTCGCCCGCGCATCTGGCCGCCATCGTCCGCCGAATGAAAGACGAGCGTATCCGGGTCGTAGTCCTCGCCCCCTGGGGCGACCGCAGGCTCGCTGAACGAGTGGCTGCCGACGCTGGGGCCCAGGTGATCGTGCTGGCCCACACGGTCGGCGCGGTGAAAGGCACGGACTCCTATCTCGAAATGATCGGGCACAACGTGAACGCCCTGGCCCGAGCCCTGGGCGCTTCATGAGCGATCTGCTGGCACTCCTCTGGGCCCCGTTTCTGATGTGCCTGGTGCTCACGGGGATCCATGCCTACCTCGGCATCCACGTGATCGCCCGCGAGGTGGTGTTCGTGGATATCGCCCTGGCCCAGATCGCGGCCCTCGGGGCTACGGCCGCCTTCCTCGTCGGCATCCCGCTGGAGGCGTGGGGTTCGTACGCGACGGGATTGGCGGCGACGCTGCTGGGGGCCGTCATCCTCGCGCTCAGTCGCGCCCGCCAGCGTCAGGTATCCCAGGAAGCCGTCATCGGCGTGGTCTA from the Candidatus Methylomirabilota bacterium genome contains:
- a CDS encoding YHS domain-containing protein, with product MTKDPVCGMNVDEKKAAGTAVHAGKTYYFCSAGCKATFEKAPAQYAGK
- a CDS encoding DUF2933 domain-containing protein; this encodes MTWWVLLAFLAIAAFFMLTEHRAHVFGVVPYLLLLACPLLHFFMHGRHGGHGGRGGSGHHAGDLERRSDAGRPAPGGRDT
- a CDS encoding c-type cytochrome translates to MRRKRWITLGAACALAMLGLWGSNPPAIRANGDDHADAGGHAHVPAPLGYADAHVPTSVWTDPAMIARGKQIYTAKCAVCHGDGGDGKGPAGLALPLKPSDFTDKAGVAEMRDNYWFWRVTEGGQAEPFKSKGSAMPPWKGELSVEERWAVMAYQHTFSGHDGPHTPWEHPESVLVGRDIYVMACLPCHGDQGRGDGTVGATLSPRRAPQPRDFTSGEFKFRSTPTGQLPITADLFRTVTEGVRGPRGAMTIGLRGHRIMPSFRHMPEEQRLEVIEYVKSLNRRFWERDEIRTVVIPAAPPVTPERVARGKQLYADAECLACHGAGGRGDGPSAPTLKDNRGLPIAAADLTRAERFKNGRRPEDIYRTLMTGLAGTPMPSYADALEPEQVWDLAYYVLSLARDRERATAAR
- a CDS encoding metal ABC transporter substrate-binding protein, whose translation is MHRLFRLFIAGLVAVVTTVPVHAQPKIRVVASTPDLKSLTEAVGGDRVDVESLARGWQNFHDVEVRPSLMVKLRRADLLVTNGLDLDFWVDSLVQGAHNPKLLVGGPGRIDASRGVPVQEIPAGRVDRSMGDVHPLGNPHYTLDPATAPIATANILDGLARLTPEHRELFDRRRDEFLGRLRAAQTRWRETLERFKGAKVVVYHNTWIYFLSRFGLTQAGTIEDRPGIPPSPAHLAAIVRRMKDERIRVVVLAPWGDRRLAERVAADAGAQVIVLAHTVGAVKGTDSYLEMIGHNVNALARALGAS
- a CDS encoding SHOCT domain-containing protein, which produces MLATAGTTLGLSDLGLLRLIVVAQDRPWDWGAHPMMWGWGAWGLGMMVMMFFFWALVIAGLVLGIRWLVRQGDESRGEPRADRALQILRERYARGEIGKEEFEARKRDLT